A portion of the Achromobacter sp. MFA1 R4 genome contains these proteins:
- the ubiB gene encoding ubiquinone biosynthesis regulatory protein kinase UbiB: MFPLLRLFRIIVVSLRYGLDELVLSSLNHPLATCLLRVIRLGTRPRLPRGQRLRLALESLGPIFVKFGQVLSTRRDLIPADIANELALLQDRVPPFPSAQAAACIEAALGAPPEKLFAQFDVDPVASASIAQVHFAVLHDGREVAVKVLRPGMLSIIEKDLSLLKVVARIIERLGADGRRLKPREVVAEFDKYLHDELDLVREASNCSQLRRNFGPESGRGDMLIVPEVIWEYTATTVFTMQRMYGMPVGQVERMRQAGIDIPTLARTGVEIFFTQVFTDGFFHADMHPGNIYVSDRPDTLGSYIALDFGIVGSLSEFDKNYLAQNFLAFFHRDYRRVAQLHIESGWVPADTREEELEGAVRAVCEPYFDRPLSEISLGQVLLRLFQTSRRFNVEIQPQLVLLQKTLLNVEGLGRQLDPNLDLWKTAKPYLERWMRQRVGLKGLRQSLEKEAAQWSQMLPALPRLVHDHLSRPNVSPALLAEMIQLRRAQEQNNRLVAALVGVLALAVGVALWALTR, from the coding sequence ATGTTCCCCTTGCTGCGCCTCTTTCGCATCATCGTCGTCTCGCTGCGCTATGGCCTGGACGAGCTGGTGCTGTCCAGCCTGAATCATCCGCTGGCCACCTGCCTGCTGCGCGTCATACGCCTGGGCACGCGCCCGCGCCTGCCGCGCGGGCAGCGCCTGCGCCTGGCGCTGGAATCGCTGGGCCCCATCTTCGTGAAGTTCGGGCAGGTGCTGTCCACCCGCCGCGACCTGATTCCCGCCGACATCGCCAACGAACTGGCGCTGCTGCAGGACCGCGTGCCGCCGTTCCCGTCGGCGCAGGCGGCCGCCTGCATCGAGGCGGCGCTGGGCGCGCCGCCGGAAAAGCTGTTCGCGCAGTTCGACGTGGACCCGGTGGCCTCGGCCTCCATCGCGCAGGTTCACTTCGCGGTGCTGCACGATGGCCGCGAAGTGGCCGTGAAGGTGCTGCGCCCGGGGATGCTCAGCATCATCGAAAAGGACCTGTCGCTGCTGAAAGTGGTGGCGCGCATCATCGAGCGCCTGGGCGCCGACGGCCGCCGCCTGAAGCCGCGCGAGGTCGTGGCGGAATTCGACAAATACCTGCACGACGAGCTGGACCTGGTGCGCGAGGCCTCCAACTGCAGCCAGCTGCGCCGCAACTTCGGCCCCGAGTCCGGCCGCGGCGACATGCTGATCGTGCCGGAGGTCATCTGGGAATACACGGCGACCACCGTCTTCACCATGCAGCGCATGTACGGCATGCCGGTGGGCCAGGTGGAGCGCATGCGCCAGGCCGGCATCGACATCCCGACGCTGGCGCGCACCGGCGTGGAGATCTTCTTCACGCAGGTCTTCACGGACGGCTTCTTTCACGCCGACATGCACCCGGGCAACATCTACGTGTCGGACCGCCCGGACACGCTGGGCAGCTATATCGCGCTGGACTTCGGCATCGTGGGCTCGCTGTCCGAGTTCGACAAGAATTACCTGGCGCAGAACTTCCTGGCCTTCTTCCACCGCGACTACCGCCGCGTGGCGCAATTGCACATCGAGTCGGGCTGGGTGCCGGCCGACACGCGCGAAGAAGAACTGGAGGGCGCGGTGCGCGCCGTCTGCGAACCCTACTTTGACCGGCCGCTGTCGGAGATCTCGCTGGGGCAGGTGCTGCTGCGGCTCTTCCAGACCTCGCGCCGGTTCAACGTCGAGATCCAGCCGCAGCTCGTGCTGCTGCAAAAGACCTTGCTGAACGTCGAGGGACTGGGCCGCCAGCTCGATCCCAACCTGGATCTCTGGAAGACCGCCAAGCCCTACCTGGAACGCTGGATGCGCCAGCGCGTCGGGCTCAAGGGCCTGCGGCAAAGCCTGGAAAAAGAAGCCGCGCAGTGGTCGCAGATGCTACCCGCGCTGCCCAGGCTGGTCCATGACCACCTGAGCCGGCCCAACGTCTCGCCAGCCCTGCTGGCCGAGATGATCCAGCTGCGCCGCGCACAAGAGCAGAACAACCGGCTGGTTGCAGCGCTGGTTGGTGTGCTGGCGCTGGCCGTCGGGGTCGCCTTATGGGCCCTGACCCGATAG
- the phoB gene encoding phosphate regulon transcriptional regulator PhoB has product MSSTILVVEDEPAIQELIAVNLSFAGHKVLRAFDADQAQTLIRAELPDLILLDWMLPGTSGLAMARKLRNDERTRAVPVIMLTAKGSEQDKVDGLEAGADDYITKPFSPKELMARIKAVLRRRAPQLTDDVIDVGGLKLDPVTHRLSGNSQALQIGPTEFRLLHFFMTHPERVFSRSQLLDQVWGDHVFVEERTVDVHIRRLRKALEPSGHDAHVETVRGSGYRFTAQLPTR; this is encoded by the coding sequence ATGTCCAGCACCATCCTCGTCGTCGAAGACGAACCCGCAATCCAGGAATTGATCGCCGTCAACCTGTCCTTCGCCGGGCACAAAGTGCTGCGCGCCTTCGACGCCGACCAGGCTCAGACGCTGATCCGCGCCGAGCTTCCCGACCTGATCCTGCTGGACTGGATGCTGCCCGGCACGTCCGGCCTGGCGATGGCGCGCAAGCTGCGCAACGATGAGCGCACCCGCGCCGTCCCGGTCATCATGCTGACCGCCAAGGGCTCCGAGCAGGACAAGGTGGACGGCCTGGAAGCCGGCGCCGACGACTACATCACCAAGCCGTTCTCCCCCAAAGAGCTGATGGCCCGCATCAAGGCCGTGCTGCGCCGCCGCGCGCCCCAGCTCACCGATGACGTCATCGACGTGGGCGGCCTGAAGCTGGATCCGGTGACGCATCGCCTGTCGGGCAACAGCCAGGCGCTGCAGATCGGCCCCACCGAATTCCGCCTGCTCCATTTCTTCATGACGCACCCCGAACGCGTGTTCTCCCGTTCGCAGCTCCTGGACCAGGTCTGGGGCGACCACGTGTTCGTGGAAGAGCGCACGGTCGACGTGCACATCCGCCGCCTGCGCAAGGCCCTGGAACCCAGCGGCCATGACGCGCACGTGGAAACGGTCCGCGGCAGCGGCTATCGGTTTACGGCACAGCTCCCCACGCGGTAA
- a CDS encoding protein-L-isoaspartate O-methyltransferase, which produces MNASTLPDVEQARFNMVEQQIRPWDVLDANVLQALFDVRREQFVPPALRALAFSDLELPLEINAVNTRQTMLAPKVEARLAQELLLTKSDCVLEIGTGSGYQAALLAYLAQQVTSVEIDSRLVTFAQQNLQMNNVTNVKVETGDARNGWGSTEYDAILVTGSVPVVPDALKYQLRVGGRLVVVVGQAPVMTACRITRTTAASFETVNLFETVIKPLRGVAVSQFKF; this is translated from the coding sequence ATGAACGCTTCGACCCTGCCCGACGTAGAACAAGCCCGCTTCAATATGGTGGAACAGCAGATCCGCCCGTGGGACGTCCTGGACGCCAACGTGCTGCAAGCGCTGTTCGATGTGCGCCGCGAACAATTCGTTCCGCCGGCCCTGCGCGCGCTGGCGTTTTCCGACCTGGAGCTGCCGCTGGAGATCAATGCGGTCAACACGCGCCAGACCATGCTGGCCCCCAAGGTCGAAGCGCGCCTTGCCCAGGAACTGCTGCTGACCAAGTCCGACTGCGTGCTGGAGATCGGCACGGGCTCGGGCTACCAGGCCGCCCTGCTGGCCTACCTGGCGCAGCAGGTCACCTCGGTTGAAATCGACAGCCGCCTGGTGACCTTCGCGCAGCAGAACCTGCAGATGAACAACGTCACCAACGTCAAGGTCGAAACCGGCGACGCCCGCAATGGCTGGGGCTCCACCGAATACGACGCCATCCTGGTCACCGGTTCCGTGCCGGTCGTGCCGGACGCGCTGAAGTACCAGCTGCGCGTGGGCGGCCGCCTTGTCGTGGTGGTTGGCCAGGCGCCCGTCATGACGGCCTGTCGCATCACCCGCACCACCGCCGCCAGCTTCGAAACCGTGAACCTCTTCGAAACGGTCATCAAGCCGTTGCGCGGCGTCGCGGTGTCCCAGTTCAAGTTCTGA
- a CDS encoding thiazole synthase → MTTQDTLTIAGRAYSSRLLVGTGKYKDFEQTRAALDASGTEIVTVAIRRTNIGQNAGEPNLLDYVPTSKFTLLPNTAGCYTADDAVRTLRLARELLDGHDLVKLEVLGDPHTLFPNMPETLKATKTLVDEGFKVMVYCTDDPIQCRMLEDMGAVAVMPLASLIGSGMGILNPWNLRLIIDQARVPVVVDAGVGTASDAAIAMELGCDAVLMNTAIAAARDPVLMASAMKKGVEGGREAFLAGRMPKKLYSGAPSSPTEGLITAGPAK, encoded by the coding sequence ATGACCACACAAGACACCCTCACCATCGCCGGCCGCGCCTATTCGTCGCGCCTGCTCGTCGGAACCGGCAAGTACAAGGACTTCGAACAGACCCGCGCGGCGCTGGACGCCAGCGGCACGGAAATCGTCACGGTCGCCATCCGCCGCACCAACATCGGCCAGAACGCCGGCGAACCGAACCTGCTGGATTACGTCCCCACCTCGAAATTCACCCTGCTGCCGAACACGGCCGGCTGCTACACCGCCGACGACGCCGTGCGCACGCTGCGCCTGGCGCGCGAGCTGCTGGACGGCCATGATCTGGTCAAGCTGGAAGTGCTGGGCGACCCGCACACCCTCTTTCCCAACATGCCCGAAACCCTCAAGGCCACCAAGACGCTGGTCGATGAAGGCTTCAAGGTCATGGTCTATTGCACCGACGATCCCATCCAGTGCCGCATGCTGGAAGACATGGGCGCCGTGGCCGTCATGCCGCTCGCGTCCCTGATCGGCTCGGGCATGGGCATCCTGAACCCCTGGAACCTGCGCCTCATCATCGACCAGGCCCGCGTGCCGGTCGTGGTGGACGCCGGCGTGGGCACGGCGTCCGACGCCGCCATCGCCATGGAGCTGGGCTGCGACGCCGTGCTGATGAACACCGCCATCGCCGCCGCGCGCGATCCCGTCCTCATGGCCAGCGCCATGAAGAAGGGCGTGGAAGGCGGCCGCGAGGCCTTCCTGGCCGGCCGCATGCCCAAGAAGCTGTACAGCGGCGCGCCCAGCTCGCCCACCGAAGGGCTGATCACCGCCGGTCCCGCCAAATGA
- a CDS encoding adenylyltransferase/cytidyltransferase family protein: protein MSAARFESKVLSRDDCVAAVAAGRFARPLVFTNGVFDILHRGHATYLDQAAQLGATLVVAVNTDESVRRLGKGAERPLNRMEDRAALLAALGFVTVVTSFHEDTPEALIGQLKPDLIVKGGDYDMEKLPETALVRTWGGRAVAIPFEFERSTTALVKKIQAS, encoded by the coding sequence ATGTCTGCCGCCCGTTTCGAATCCAAGGTCCTGTCCCGCGACGACTGCGTCGCCGCCGTCGCCGCCGGCCGCTTTGCGCGGCCGCTGGTGTTCACCAATGGCGTGTTCGACATCCTGCATCGCGGGCACGCGACCTACCTGGATCAGGCGGCCCAACTGGGCGCCACCCTGGTGGTGGCGGTCAACACCGACGAATCGGTGCGCCGCCTGGGCAAGGGCGCCGAGCGTCCGCTGAACCGCATGGAAGACCGCGCGGCGCTGCTGGCCGCGCTGGGCTTCGTCACCGTGGTCACGTCCTTCCATGAGGACACGCCCGAGGCCCTGATCGGCCAGCTCAAGCCTGACCTGATCGTCAAGGGCGGCGACTATGACATGGAAAAGCTGCCCGAGACCGCGCTGGTCAGGACCTGGGGCGGCCGCGCGGTGGCGATTCCCTTTGAATTCGAGCGCTCGACGACGGCGCTGGTGAAGAAAATCCAGGCGAGTTGA
- a CDS encoding TolC family outer membrane protein, with the protein MRVRSLTALLVFTCAASVGPLTASAQNLMQVWQAALGNDPTYAAARANYRAGLEKEPQARALLLPLITAEAGGAYQETRSTRGLSYAYSGGRGVWDLALTQPLFDWGRWQNFEQSKLIVADVEVQLQQAYQDLLLRVADAYFNVLYAQDTLTATEAEKAAVAGQLESAKRNFELGNATITDTYEAQSRYDLVVAQELRLQNDLEVRRDELAKIIGTPPGALAELPYGVKLPAPQPARIADWSNQAESSSLEVLRAQLLTRIAGREIQIAKSGHYPTLNLRATSGSASDAVMRNAAPGKPIDNTIGVVLSIPLYSGGGVSSQVTEKVELEQKARYDFETARRQAVQAARQYYTGVTSGLARIQALEAGEKSSRAAVEANRTGYEVGVRINLDVLNAQQQLYATQRDLALARYSTVLSGLRLKATSGILAETDLEAINRLLHMPR; encoded by the coding sequence ATGCGCGTCCGATCGCTTACGGCTTTACTGGTTTTCACCTGCGCCGCAAGCGTCGGCCCGCTGACGGCGTCCGCCCAGAACCTCATGCAGGTCTGGCAGGCCGCGCTGGGCAACGACCCCACCTATGCGGCCGCGCGGGCCAATTACCGCGCCGGCCTCGAAAAAGAACCGCAGGCGCGCGCGCTGCTGCTGCCGCTGATCACCGCCGAGGCCGGCGGCGCCTACCAGGAGACCCGCAGCACCCGCGGGCTGTCCTATGCCTACAGCGGCGGGCGCGGCGTGTGGGACCTGGCGCTGACCCAACCGCTCTTTGACTGGGGCCGCTGGCAGAATTTCGAGCAGTCCAAGCTCATCGTCGCCGACGTCGAAGTGCAGCTCCAGCAGGCCTACCAGGACCTGCTGCTGCGGGTCGCTGACGCCTATTTCAACGTCCTGTATGCCCAGGACACGCTGACCGCCACCGAGGCCGAAAAGGCCGCCGTCGCCGGGCAGCTCGAATCGGCCAAGCGCAACTTCGAGCTCGGCAACGCCACCATCACCGACACTTACGAGGCGCAGTCGCGCTATGACCTCGTCGTCGCGCAGGAACTGCGGCTGCAGAACGACCTGGAAGTGCGCCGCGACGAGCTCGCCAAGATCATTGGGACGCCGCCTGGCGCCCTGGCCGAGCTGCCCTACGGCGTGAAGCTTCCCGCGCCCCAGCCTGCCCGCATCGCCGACTGGAGCAACCAGGCCGAATCCTCCAGCCTGGAGGTGCTGCGCGCGCAACTGCTCACCCGCATCGCCGGCCGCGAGATCCAGATCGCCAAGAGCGGCCACTACCCCACCCTGAACCTGCGCGCCACCAGCGGCAGCGCCAGCGACGCCGTCATGCGCAATGCGGCGCCCGGCAAGCCGATCGACAACACGATCGGCGTGGTGCTGTCCATACCGCTGTACTCGGGCGGCGGCGTCTCATCGCAGGTCACGGAAAAGGTCGAGCTGGAACAGAAGGCGCGCTACGACTTCGAAACCGCGCGCCGCCAGGCCGTGCAGGCCGCGCGCCAGTACTACACCGGCGTCACCAGCGGACTGGCGCGCATCCAGGCGCTGGAGGCCGGTGAAAAGTCCAGCCGCGCCGCCGTGGAAGCCAACCGTACGGGTTACGAGGTCGGCGTGCGCATCAACCTGGACGTGCTCAACGCCCAGCAGCAGCTCTACGCCACGCAGCGCGACCTGGCGCTGGCGCGCTACAGCACGGTGCTATCCGGCCTGCGCCTGAAGGCCACCAGCGGCATCCTGGCCGAGACCGACCTGGAAGCGATCAACCGGCTGCTGCACATGCCGCGCTGA
- the thiD gene encoding bifunctional hydroxymethylpyrimidine kinase/phosphomethylpyrimidine kinase, producing MNSRQPAASGRPIPNALTIAGVDPSGGAGILADVKAMSALGAYGCAIIAALTAQNTQGVTGISPVPPAFVGLQIDTLFTDVRIDAVKIGMLGQRPVIEVVAEKLAKWTPAHVVLDPVMVAKSGDLLLENDAVGAMREAMLPLTTLLTPNLPEAGVLLEERPVETVKEMRRVAERLRNKLAHSGERWVLVKGGHLPGSETIDLLHDGDRMIELPGHRIDTANTHGTGCTLSAALAALLPQIGDVPESAKRAKAYLTEAIRHAERLSVGSGHGPVHHFHAWW from the coding sequence ATGAACTCCCGCCAGCCGGCCGCCAGCGGCCGCCCCATCCCCAACGCGCTGACCATCGCGGGCGTCGACCCGTCCGGCGGCGCCGGCATCCTGGCCGACGTCAAGGCCATGAGCGCGCTGGGCGCCTATGGCTGCGCCATCATCGCCGCGCTCACCGCGCAGAACACGCAGGGCGTGACCGGCATTTCGCCCGTGCCGCCCGCCTTCGTTGGCCTGCAGATCGACACGCTGTTCACCGATGTGCGCATCGACGCCGTCAAGATCGGCATGCTGGGCCAGCGCCCGGTCATCGAGGTAGTGGCCGAAAAGCTCGCCAAATGGACGCCGGCGCACGTGGTGCTGGATCCGGTCATGGTCGCCAAGAGCGGCGACCTGCTGCTGGAAAACGACGCCGTGGGCGCCATGCGCGAAGCCATGCTGCCCCTGACGACCCTGCTGACGCCCAACCTGCCCGAGGCCGGCGTGCTGCTGGAAGAGCGGCCCGTGGAAACCGTCAAGGAAATGCGGCGCGTGGCCGAACGCCTGCGCAACAAGCTGGCGCATTCGGGCGAGCGCTGGGTGCTGGTCAAGGGCGGCCACCTGCCCGGCAGCGAAACCATCGACCTGCTGCACGACGGCGATCGCATGATCGAACTGCCCGGCCACCGCATCGACACCGCCAATACGCACGGCACCGGCTGCACGCTGTCGGCCGCACTGGCCGCGCTGCTGCCCCAAATCGGGGACGTACCGGAATCGGCCAAGCGCGCCAAGGCCTACCTCACCGAGGCCATCCGCCACGCGGAGCGCCTGTCGGTGGGTTCCGGCCACGGTCCGGTCCACCACTTCCACGCCTGGTGGTAG
- a CDS encoding ferritin-like domain-containing protein has translation MLYPELFKTMEAVRWNMAHDIPWGDFDRSKLSDEQAHTIKMNAITEWAALPATEMFLRDNRGDSDFCAFMSVWFFEEQKHSLVLIEYLRRFRPDLVPTEEELHNVRFEFDAAPELETLMLHFCGEIRLNHWYRRAAEWHTEPVIKAIYKTVAQDEARHAGAYLQYMRRALHDRGQDTSEQARLAFSKIGVLMASAGRTQQALHPTNLHVNKDLFPNDTVQSRLPEPGWLEHWLDAQIRFDGVWEQKVASRILHILSKLMDRSFETVKDLNRYRKEMTALIVPKDKEIILAGA, from the coding sequence ATGCTTTATCCTGAACTCTTCAAGACCATGGAAGCCGTGCGCTGGAACATGGCGCACGACATTCCCTGGGGCGATTTCGACCGCAGCAAGCTCTCGGACGAGCAGGCCCACACGATCAAGATGAACGCCATCACCGAGTGGGCGGCGCTGCCGGCCACCGAGATGTTCCTGCGCGACAACCGCGGCGACAGCGATTTCTGCGCGTTCATGTCGGTCTGGTTCTTTGAGGAACAGAAGCATTCCCTGGTGCTGATCGAGTATCTGCGGCGCTTCCGCCCGGACCTCGTGCCCACCGAGGAAGAGCTGCACAACGTGCGCTTCGAGTTCGACGCCGCGCCGGAACTCGAAACCCTGATGCTGCACTTCTGCGGCGAGATCCGCCTGAACCACTGGTACCGCCGCGCCGCTGAATGGCACACCGAGCCGGTCATCAAGGCCATCTACAAGACCGTGGCCCAGGACGAGGCGCGCCATGCGGGCGCCTACCTGCAGTACATGCGCCGCGCCCTGCACGACCGCGGGCAGGACACGAGCGAACAGGCCCGCCTGGCGTTCTCCAAGATCGGCGTGTTGATGGCGTCGGCCGGGCGCACGCAGCAGGCGCTGCACCCCACCAACCTGCACGTCAACAAGGACCTGTTCCCCAACGACACGGTGCAGTCGCGCCTGCCCGAGCCGGGCTGGCTGGAGCACTGGCTGGACGCGCAGATCCGCTTTGACGGCGTCTGGGAGCAGAAGGTCGCCTCGCGCATCCTGCACATCCTGTCCAAGCTGATGGATCGCAGCTTCGAGACGGTCAAGGACCTGAACCGCTATCGCAAGGAAATGACCGCGCTGATCGTGCCCAAGGACAAAGAGATCATCCTGGCGGGCGCCTGA
- a CDS encoding Tim44 domain-containing protein, whose amino-acid sequence MSKFCLSRFVAAALIAVSGAALVTASFDAEARRAGGGASVGRQSSNVTTQRQATTPPAATNNTAGATAAPAAAGAATAGAAGAAAKSGASRWLGPIAGIAAGLGIAALLSSMGLSGAFLEFLSSALLIAAVVFAVMFIIRRLRGAGPRTATQGAFGGANNASGQQQQPMWRESLKPGAAAPAAAAPVAAAPVAPPAVLPAAGDDNNWFVPGDFDTVNFLKQAKEQFVRIQAVWDSGSTDGLREFLTDDLITELKPQLAERGAAPNKTEVVLLNAEMLGIETVSDGHLASVRFSGMLREAPGAEAFRFEEVWNLFKPANGGWLLAGIQQIPVEHAS is encoded by the coding sequence ATGTCCAAGTTCTGTCTTTCGCGGTTTGTCGCCGCGGCGCTCATCGCCGTTTCCGGCGCGGCGCTGGTGACGGCGTCGTTCGACGCTGAAGCCCGCCGTGCGGGTGGCGGCGCCAGCGTCGGCCGGCAATCCTCCAATGTGACGACGCAGCGCCAGGCCACCACGCCGCCGGCTGCCACCAACAATACGGCGGGCGCCACCGCCGCTCCGGCAGCCGCCGGCGCGGCTACGGCCGGCGCCGCAGGCGCTGCGGCCAAGAGCGGCGCGTCGCGCTGGCTGGGCCCCATCGCCGGCATCGCCGCCGGCCTGGGTATCGCGGCGCTGCTCTCCAGCATGGGCCTGTCGGGCGCCTTCCTGGAGTTCCTGTCGTCCGCACTGCTGATCGCCGCCGTCGTCTTCGCCGTCATGTTCATCATTCGCCGCCTGCGCGGCGCCGGTCCTCGCACCGCGACGCAAGGCGCGTTCGGTGGGGCCAACAACGCCTCGGGCCAGCAACAGCAGCCGATGTGGCGTGAATCGCTGAAGCCGGGCGCCGCCGCGCCCGCGGCCGCCGCGCCGGTGGCTGCAGCGCCTGTCGCGCCGCCGGCCGTCCTGCCCGCCGCGGGCGATGACAACAACTGGTTCGTGCCGGGCGATTTCGACACGGTGAACTTCCTGAAGCAAGCCAAGGAACAGTTCGTCCGCATCCAGGCCGTCTGGGACAGCGGCAGCACCGATGGCCTGCGCGAGTTCCTGACTGATGACCTCATCACCGAGCTCAAGCCCCAGCTGGCCGAGCGCGGCGCGGCGCCCAACAAGACCGAAGTGGTCCTGCTGAACGCCGAGATGCTGGGCATCGAGACCGTCTCCGACGGCCACCTGGCCAGCGTGCGCTTCTCGGGCATGCTGCGCGAGGCCCCGGGCGCCGAGGCCTTCCGCTTCGAAGAAGTCTGGAACCTGTTCAAGCCGGCCAACGGCGGCTGGTTGCTGGCCGGCATCCAGCAGATCCCGGTCGAGCACGCCAGCTGA
- a CDS encoding SCP2 domain-containing protein yields the protein MLPFPFLPTPTRLAISALNALLRREDWARERLARHAGKTVRFAVGGFTLGLSIDSEGLADQADPAVVPDVTLTVAPEKLPLPRLGAGHEKPDFAEATHISGDAALAQVVADLSKQLRWDPEDALARVVGDIAALRIVGGARAVAGGARTAGQRLAQNVSEYLAEESGVLAGRPALEQWRLDLAELNARADALARSAAALQTRLATAGAKRGA from the coding sequence ATGCTGCCTTTTCCGTTCCTGCCCACTCCCACGCGCCTGGCCATCAGCGCCCTCAACGCCCTGTTGCGGCGCGAGGACTGGGCGCGCGAGCGCCTGGCCCGGCATGCCGGCAAGACGGTGCGCTTTGCGGTGGGCGGCTTCACGCTGGGCTTGTCGATCGACAGCGAGGGCCTGGCTGACCAGGCCGACCCGGCCGTGGTGCCCGATGTCACGTTGACCGTGGCTCCCGAAAAACTGCCGCTGCCGCGCCTGGGCGCCGGGCACGAGAAGCCCGATTTCGCCGAGGCGACACACATCTCCGGCGACGCGGCGCTCGCGCAGGTGGTGGCGGACCTCTCCAAGCAGTTGCGCTGGGACCCGGAAGACGCGCTGGCGCGCGTGGTGGGCGACATCGCCGCGTTGCGCATCGTGGGCGGCGCGCGCGCCGTGGCGGGCGGCGCCCGCACGGCCGGCCAGCGCCTGGCCCAGAACGTCTCGGAATACCTGGCTGAAGAAAGCGGCGTGCTGGCGGGCCGCCCGGCGCTGGAACAATGGCGCCTGGACCTGGCCGAACTGAACGCCCGCGCCGATGCGCTGGCGCGTTCGGCGGCCGCCCTGCAAACCCGCCTGGCCACGGCCGGCGCGAAACGGGGCGCCTGA
- the ubiE gene encoding bifunctional demethylmenaquinone methyltransferase/2-methoxy-6-polyprenyl-1,4-benzoquinol methylase UbiE gives MQNPSESQQSAGAGSASTHFGFQSVPESEKARKVAEVFHSVAQRYDVMNDFMSAGLHRVWKAFTIGRAAIRPGMKVLDIAGGTGDLAKAFAKRAGPTGEVWLTDINDSMLRVGRDRLTDAGLLVPTAVCDAERLPFPSGYFDRVSVAFGLRNMTHKDRALAEMTRVLKPGGKLLVLEFSRIAKPLSPAYDWYSFNVLPWLGKKIAKDEASYRYLAESIRMHPDQETLADMLRTAGLERVQYFNLTAGIAALHEGVRLG, from the coding sequence ATGCAAAACCCCTCCGAATCGCAACAATCCGCCGGTGCCGGCTCGGCATCCACGCACTTCGGCTTCCAGTCGGTCCCCGAAAGCGAAAAGGCCCGCAAGGTCGCCGAAGTGTTCCATTCGGTCGCCCAGCGCTACGACGTCATGAACGACTTCATGTCGGCCGGCCTGCACCGCGTCTGGAAGGCCTTCACCATCGGCCGCGCCGCCATCCGCCCCGGCATGAAGGTGCTCGACATCGCCGGCGGCACGGGCGACCTGGCCAAAGCCTTCGCCAAGCGCGCCGGTCCCACGGGCGAGGTCTGGCTGACCGACATCAATGATTCCATGCTGCGCGTGGGCCGTGACCGCCTGACCGACGCCGGGCTGCTGGTGCCCACCGCCGTGTGCGACGCCGAGCGCCTGCCGTTTCCTTCCGGCTATTTCGACCGCGTCAGCGTGGCCTTCGGCCTGCGCAACATGACCCACAAGGACCGCGCGCTGGCCGAGATGACCCGGGTGCTCAAGCCGGGCGGCAAGCTGCTGGTGCTGGAGTTCTCGCGCATCGCCAAGCCGCTGTCGCCGGCCTACGACTGGTATTCGTTCAATGTCCTGCCGTGGCTGGGCAAGAAGATCGCCAAGGACGAGGCCAGCTACCGCTACCTGGCCGAATCCATCCGCATGCATCCCGACCAGGAGACCCTGGCCGACATGCTGCGCACCGCCGGCCTGGAACGGGTGCAGTACTTCAACCTGACGGCCGGCATCGCCGCCCTGCACGAAGGGGTGCGCCTGGGCTGA